The genomic DNA TTTCTCACCAGGTCGACGAAATCCATGAGACTTCCTCCGGCCTCAGATCGTGGGGGCGTTGTAGATCAGGTAGCCCGCCGCGACGAAGAGAAGGAGGCCGCTGATTTTTCCGAGCCGGGCGGCGGTTTTTCCGCCGCCGCCGGAGAAAAGGCGGGAAAAGGCGTCCGTGGCGCTGCCGGCGGCGATGATCACCGTGCAGTGGCCGGCGCCGTAGGCTGCCACGAGGAGCAGTGCCCGGATGATGTCGGTTGCGGCGGTTTTCATGGCGAGGAAGATGACCGGGGCCGAATAGGCGAAGCTGCACGGTCCGAGGGCCAGGCCGGAAAGGGTCCCGAGGGCGAGGGCCCCCCGGTAGCCCGTGTGCTTTGTCGTGGGGCCGGAGCCGCCCCGGAACCACGGCATCTTGACCAGTCCGAGGAGGTGGAGGCCGAAGAGGACGAAGACTCCCGCCACG from Aminivibrio sp. includes the following:
- a CDS encoding cytochrome c biogenesis protein CcdA, which gives rise to MGGVYEFLYGVFHGDGAAAYAALYAWGILGMTLSPCSIATIPLVVGYVSDSDNPTFWSAFRISAVFSLGVFVNLAFLGGLLTSAGVFLGGIDRYTNYIVAGVFVLFGLHLLGLVKMPWFRGGSGPTTKHTGYRGALALGTLSGLALGPCSFAYSAPVIFLAMKTAATDIIRALLLVAAYGAGHCTVIIAAGSATDAFSRLFSGGGGKTAARLGKISGLLLFVAAGYLIYNAPTI